One Triticum dicoccoides isolate Atlit2015 ecotype Zavitan chromosome 5B, WEW_v2.0, whole genome shotgun sequence genomic window carries:
- the LOC119310702 gene encoding uncharacterized protein LOC119310702 codes for MGWGASGVPGGQLAAQVGLPALTPRKGTGRGPAVVQGHIGPAGAVAPVGGLLPVFPEEEPKQHQVTVSHAASKGRYARFKQNLNAKAQETKQHHHQVATSGASSKGRSQAGWMSKERSTPEGINMEEHAWRFRPLPPPKWTGDFNIASIGIPPVMRKRKPPEVRNALRERRVAAKQKDARYHAEVALRKYNRANNTKYELVEVKVISIFYEFGGGGAHYNFTAKQPEDQQNADANSTKLFFSEVDLYFRSENDVIMCCIVGENDAGRCYGCENYQPVVHPSSQAYGGGSSTCIAYPRSDGDSDSD; via the exons ATGGGGTGGGGAGCGTCGGGAGTCCCGGGTGGCCAGTTGGCGGCGCAGGTCGGCCTCCCGGCGCTGACCCCCCGCAAAGGCACAGGCAGGGGCCCGGCGGTCGTCCAGGGACATATTGGGCCGGCCGGCGCCGTCGCCCCAGTC GGGGGTTTGCTGCCTGTCTTCCCAGAGGAGGAGCCAAAGCAACACCAAGTTACAGTTTCACATGCTGCTTCAAAGGGGAGATATGCAAG GTTTAAACAGAATTTGAATGCCAAGGCACAGGAGACAAAGCAACACCACCATCAAGTTGCCACCTCAGGCGCCTCTTCAAAAGGGAG GAGTCAAGCTGGTTGGATGTCCAAGGAGAGGAGCACTCCTGAAGGTATCAACATGGAGGAACATGCTTGGAGGTTTCGGCCTCTGCCCCCACCCAAATGGACGGGTGACTTTAACATCGCTTCCATCGGAATTCCACCTGTAATGCGAAAGAGGAAACCTCCGGAGGTGAGGAACGCGCTGCGTGAAAGAAGAGTCGCGGCCAAACAAAAGGATGCGCGCTACCACGCGGAGGTGGCCCTGCGTAAATACAACAGAGCCAACAACACCAAG TATGAGCTGGTGGAGGTAAAAGTGATATCTATATTTTACGAGTTTGGAGGGGGCGGTGCCCATTATAACTTCACAGCTAAGCAGCCTGAGGACCAGCAGAATGCTGATGCCAACAGTACCAAACTATTCTTCTCTGAAGTCGACCTCTATTTTCGGAGTGAGAATGATGTGATTATGTGCTGTATAGTTGGAGAAAATGATGCAG GGCGCTGCTACGGCTGCGAAAACTACCAGCCTGTTGTTCACCCAAGCAGCCAAGCATATGGCGGCGGTAGTAGTACTTGTATTGCCTATCCTCGTTCGGATGGCGATAGCGATAGCGACTAG